Proteins encoded together in one Bacillota bacterium window:
- a CDS encoding orotidine 5'-phosphate decarboxylase / HUMPS family protein has protein sequence MLRSPKGGERLIVAADVPNLDGARRLIELVGDRVGWFKVGMELFTAAGPRA, from the coding sequence GAGTCCGAAGGGTGGCGAACGCCTCATCGTCGCCGCCGATGTCCCGAACCTTGACGGGGCGCGGCGACTCATCGAGCTTGTGGGCGACCGGGTGGGTTGGTTCAAGGTCGGGATGGAACTCTTCACGGCCGCCGGCCCGCGGGC